The Diaphorobacter ruginosibacter genome contains a region encoding:
- a CDS encoding Rrf2 family transcriptional regulator: MRLTTRGKMAVTAITDLASRSHGHPVALPSISARQGISLSYLEDIFSALRRAGLVRSIRGPGGGYTLARPASEVSVADIVRASDRMLSDDGDDSGKLREDSPSGRMTAELWSSFHSRVLDYLQSVTVADLVARQGAQVSEAPARASTGGLNSAIQRLKSRPAAKTQFPAQHVPNSVFALGALGARS, from the coding sequence ATGCGCCTCACCACCCGCGGAAAAATGGCCGTCACCGCCATCACCGATCTCGCCTCCCGCTCGCACGGCCATCCCGTGGCCCTGCCGAGCATCAGCGCGCGCCAAGGCATTTCGCTCTCCTATCTCGAGGACATCTTCAGCGCCCTGCGCCGGGCGGGCCTCGTGCGCAGCATCCGCGGCCCCGGCGGCGGATACACGCTCGCCCGCCCCGCCAGCGAAGTCTCGGTCGCCGACATCGTCAGGGCGTCCGATCGCATGCTGTCGGACGACGGTGACGACTCCGGCAAGCTGCGCGAAGACTCCCCCTCCGGCCGCATGACGGCCGAGTTGTGGAGCAGCTTCCATAGCCGCGTGCTGGACTACCTGCAGTCCGTGACCGTGGCCGACCTCGTGGCACGCCAGGGTGCGCAGGTCAGCGAAGCGCCTGCCCGTGCCAGCACCGGAGGACTGAATTCCGCCATCCAGCGCCTGAAGTCCCGCCCTGCGGCCAAGACACAGTTTCCGGCGCAGCACGTGCCCAACTCGGTATTTGCGCTGGGTGCGCTGGGCGCCCGGTCCTGA